In a single window of the Williamwhitmania taraxaci genome:
- a CDS encoding desulfoferrodoxin family protein: MPRVFKPVDISQEEKELMKDYFDRHTPFIFCDDTVKKGEKIKVKVSMGDEYKHPDDYDHYISTIQLWNRETLMTQVHFTPGAFGNQPTHVEVDFYVAANVSMNLTAMAVCTKHGLWQSEEKYVKVTQD, from the coding sequence ATGCCACGAGTATTTAAGCCTGTAGACATAAGCCAAGAGGAAAAGGAATTAATGAAGGATTACTTCGACAGACACACTCCTTTCATTTTCTGCGACGATACTGTTAAAAAAGGTGAAAAGATAAAAGTGAAAGTGTCGATGGGTGATGAGTATAAACATCCCGACGATTACGATCACTATATAAGCACCATACAACTTTGGAACAGGGAAACTCTCATGACACAAGTGCACTTTACCCCCGGGGCATTTGGCAATCAGCCCACCCATGTGGAGGTTGATTTTTACGTGGCCGCAAACGTGAGCATGAACCTCACAGCCATGGCAGTATGCACAAAGCATGGGTTGTGGCAGAGTGAAGAGAAATATGTTAAGGTAACTCAAGACTAA
- a CDS encoding M23 family metallopeptidase, protein MAQKEKKRYLSRLKNKYRFSIYNDQTFEEVWFLRLSRLNVMAVFGGFSFLLVSLVIVLIAFTPLREFIPGYPDTHTRRQIVQNALKVDSLERKLDYWQQYLTTLQAIVNGENPPALEAKLDTTIRTKQIVFTKSVEDSVLRTQIENNEQYNLSVNTSPTDNTVKGFHFFPPVRGEVTSSFNLTHSHFGTDIASAPNEVVVAVLEGTVTMATWTLETGYVIQIQHNGNLLSVYKHNSKLLKKAGSHVKAGEAIAIVGNSGELTTGPHLHFELWFNGTPVDAEKYIVF, encoded by the coding sequence ATGGCGCAAAAAGAAAAAAAACGGTATTTGTCCCGACTCAAGAACAAATACCGCTTCAGTATTTATAACGATCAGACCTTTGAGGAAGTGTGGTTCCTTCGGCTCTCCCGCCTAAACGTGATGGCTGTTTTTGGAGGGTTCTCCTTTTTACTCGTTTCACTGGTAATTGTGCTGATCGCCTTTACCCCGCTACGGGAGTTTATTCCCGGTTATCCCGATACGCACACCCGGAGACAAATTGTTCAAAATGCATTAAAAGTTGATTCACTTGAACGAAAATTAGACTACTGGCAACAGTATCTCACTACGCTGCAAGCCATTGTTAATGGAGAAAACCCACCGGCGCTGGAAGCAAAGTTGGACACCACCATACGCACCAAACAAATTGTCTTCACTAAATCGGTGGAAGATTCGGTTTTGCGAACGCAAATTGAAAACAACGAACAGTATAATCTATCCGTTAATACATCCCCAACGGACAATACGGTTAAGGGGTTTCACTTCTTTCCACCCGTTAGAGGAGAAGTAACCAGCTCGTTTAACCTTACCCATAGCCATTTTGGAACCGATATAGCATCGGCCCCAAACGAAGTAGTCGTTGCCGTGCTGGAAGGAACCGTTACTATGGCAACATGGACGCTTGAAACCGGATATGTAATTCAGATTCAGCACAATGGAAACCTCCTCTCTGTGTATAAGCATAATTCCAAACTGCTTAAAAAAGCGGGCAGCCATGTGAAGGCTGGTGAAGCTATTGCCATTGTAGGCAATAGCGGAGAGCTCACCACCGGGCCACACCTCCATTTCGAACTCTGGTTCAATGGAACCCCCGTAGATGCAGAGAAGTATATCGTATTTTAG
- a CDS encoding 1-deoxy-D-xylulose-5-phosphate reductoisomerase codes for MKKRLVLLGSTGSIGTQALDVVRAHSDRFEVVALTANNSVDLLILQAIEFLPKVVVIANELKYQKVKDALTAMPIEVLAGEEALRAVATMPEADMVLTAMVGFSGLLPTIDAIKAGKHIALANKETLVVAGEIVTELARKHGVKLLPVDSEHSAIFQCLMGETDGVEKLILTASGGPFRSWKAEELKKVTRADALKHPNWCMGNKITIDSATLMNKGFEVIEARWLFGIEADRIDVVVHPQSIIHSMVQFVDGSIKAQLGIPDMKLPIQLAFAYPERLSLGSDRFDFFACGGFTFEKPDLLRFPCLRLAYEALDKGGNSSCILNAANEIAVQAFLEEKIHFLDIPRIVEQSLHQIEFVKNPSIDDYCLTDAETRAFALTCITKN; via the coding sequence ATGAAAAAACGGTTAGTTCTTTTGGGGTCCACCGGTTCAATTGGAACCCAGGCGTTGGATGTGGTTCGCGCCCATTCCGATCGATTCGAAGTAGTAGCCTTGACGGCCAACAATAGTGTTGATTTACTTATTCTTCAGGCGATTGAATTCCTACCGAAAGTAGTAGTTATTGCCAATGAGTTGAAATATCAAAAAGTTAAGGATGCTCTTACCGCCATGCCCATCGAGGTTTTGGCAGGCGAGGAGGCACTACGAGCCGTTGCCACCATGCCGGAGGCAGACATGGTGCTTACCGCAATGGTTGGCTTTTCGGGATTACTCCCAACCATTGATGCCATTAAGGCAGGTAAGCATATAGCATTAGCCAACAAGGAAACGCTGGTAGTTGCTGGTGAAATAGTTACCGAACTAGCCCGGAAGCATGGCGTTAAGTTACTCCCGGTTGATTCGGAGCATTCCGCAATCTTTCAATGCTTAATGGGCGAAACCGATGGTGTAGAGAAGCTAATCCTTACCGCCTCGGGAGGACCATTTCGCAGCTGGAAGGCCGAAGAACTTAAAAAAGTGACCCGTGCAGACGCACTAAAGCACCCAAATTGGTGCATGGGGAATAAAATAACGATAGACTCGGCAACCCTTATGAATAAAGGGTTTGAGGTGATAGAAGCTCGATGGCTCTTTGGAATTGAGGCAGACAGAATCGATGTGGTAGTGCATCCGCAATCGATTATTCACTCCATGGTGCAGTTTGTTGATGGATCTATTAAGGCCCAACTTGGCATCCCCGACATGAAACTCCCAATACAACTCGCATTTGCCTATCCTGAGCGACTTTCGCTAGGATCGGACCGATTCGATTTCTTTGCATGCGGCGGTTTTACTTTTGAAAAGCCCGATTTACTACGCTTTCCATGCCTAAGGTTGGCCTACGAAGCACTGGATAAGGGTGGGAACAGCTCCTGCATACTTAATGCAGCCAACGAAATTGCAGTTCAAGCCTTCTTAGAAGAAAAAATACATTTTCTCGATATTCCACGTATAGTGGAACAATCACTACACCAAATCGAATTCGTAAAAAATCCTTCGATTGATGATTATTGCCTAACCGATGCAGAAACTAGAGCCTTTGCGCTTACCTGTATCACCAAAAATTAA
- the rseP gene encoding RIP metalloprotease RseP: MNMEVWTKIAQFLLSLSILVVLHELGHFTFAKLFKTRVEKFYLFFNPWFSLFKFKHKDTEYGIGWLPLGGYVKISGMIDESLDTEQLKTEPQPYEFRAKPAWQRLIIIIGGVLVNFVLAFIIYIAILFTWGEEYLATKDVTYGVMVDSVGEKLGLRNGDKILTVGGETCENFMHVIPDLVLNQVNDIEVEREGQKITLPISAEMRNDLLSTPNFLLPRVPFVIDRIEKDSPADKAGFKSDDKVMMVDSIEIIYYDQFKSYVPEKAGKAITVTVEREGKNIAIPVTVNGSGQIGVSANFVLDKFFHVSVQQYTLWESIPAGITRGGEMLVSYMKQLKLLVTPGSSAYKSLGGFITIGKIFPSSWDWHAFWNMTALLSIVLAIMNILPIPALDGGYVIFILYEMITGRKPGEKFLEYAQITGMVLLFALLFFANANDVIKLFN; the protein is encoded by the coding sequence ATGAATATGGAAGTTTGGACTAAGATTGCCCAGTTTTTGCTAAGCCTCTCAATACTAGTGGTTCTCCACGAGTTGGGTCACTTTACCTTTGCAAAACTATTTAAAACTAGGGTGGAGAAATTCTACCTTTTTTTCAACCCATGGTTTTCCCTTTTTAAGTTTAAGCACAAGGATACAGAATACGGAATAGGGTGGCTACCACTGGGTGGTTATGTGAAAATATCGGGTATGATCGATGAATCACTCGACACCGAACAGCTTAAAACGGAACCACAGCCCTACGAATTCCGTGCAAAACCAGCATGGCAGCGCTTAATTATAATTATTGGAGGAGTGCTCGTAAACTTTGTGCTGGCCTTTATAATTTACATCGCCATTCTCTTTACTTGGGGCGAAGAATACCTCGCCACTAAAGACGTTACATATGGTGTAATGGTTGATTCTGTTGGTGAAAAGTTAGGTCTACGGAACGGTGATAAAATCCTTACAGTGGGCGGTGAAACATGCGAGAATTTCATGCATGTAATTCCCGATTTAGTTCTCAACCAAGTTAATGATATAGAGGTTGAACGTGAGGGCCAAAAGATAACGCTTCCTATTTCGGCAGAGATGCGCAATGATTTGCTCTCGACCCCGAACTTTCTGCTTCCCCGCGTACCATTTGTAATAGATCGCATTGAGAAGGATTCTCCAGCAGATAAAGCCGGCTTCAAAAGCGACGATAAAGTTATGATGGTGGATAGTATTGAGATAATTTACTACGATCAATTTAAGAGTTACGTTCCTGAAAAAGCAGGAAAAGCTATAACCGTCACGGTTGAGCGAGAGGGTAAAAATATAGCTATCCCCGTTACTGTTAATGGCAGTGGACAAATTGGCGTTTCCGCAAATTTTGTTCTCGATAAATTCTTTCACGTGAGCGTTCAGCAATACACCTTATGGGAATCGATCCCAGCTGGAATTACTAGGGGTGGTGAGATGCTAGTTAGCTACATGAAGCAGCTAAAGTTGCTGGTGACCCCAGGCTCGAGTGCTTACAAATCGCTTGGAGGATTTATTACCATAGGTAAAATTTTTCCATCCTCATGGGACTGGCATGCCTTCTGGAATATGACGGCACTGCTTAGTATTGTGCTCGCCATTATGAACATACTTCCAATCCCAGCACTCGATGGTGGCTATGTAATCTTCATTCTATATGAGATGATTACGGGTCGTAAACCGGGTGAGAAATTTCTGGAGTATGCTCAAATAACGGGTATGGTTCTTCTCTTTGCATTGCTATTCTTTGCCAATGCCAACGACGTAATAAAACTTTTCAACTAG
- a CDS encoding lytic transglycosylase domain-containing protein: protein MKRSYTLLIAAIILATSSIVAVGKNEPPIKRKGNLLADRIVNALDSLSKLKVFPQQNNSIYPINPAYHIPELAIEYKLTAMGRTMPIDMDYTPEVQRYITLFTGERREAFSKMLGLAQLYFPIFEEMLDQYRLPLELKYLAIVESALNPLAVSSSGAVGLWQFKITTGQMLNLNVTSYVDERMDPYKSTEAACKYLEYLFRIFKDWHLALAAYNGGPGAVRNAILRSGGETSYWKLLPYLPEQTRNYVPAYIAATYVAKNYADFEMEPTQPLYNQSTVDTIKVYGGIFFEGIKKYTDLDMESVRFLNPSFRTNYIPDNGGFYTIVLPHSAIKKFYMNYKDIYAFKPASNGYAIAVKNAGETAGKKKITYTVRSGDYYHRLALAFGCTVDDINAWNPDAPEELSVGQRLNIWTDTTSAKQYSGNSENINRN, encoded by the coding sequence ATGAAAAGAAGTTATACTTTACTTATTGCAGCTATAATTCTAGCAACCAGTTCAATTGTTGCCGTTGGGAAAAACGAGCCTCCCATTAAGCGCAAAGGAAACCTGCTTGCCGATCGTATCGTAAATGCACTTGACAGCTTATCGAAGTTAAAAGTATTCCCCCAACAGAATAACTCTATTTATCCCATCAACCCGGCTTATCATATACCCGAACTGGCCATTGAGTATAAGCTAACGGCAATGGGCAGGACTATGCCAATTGATATGGACTATACTCCTGAAGTTCAACGATACATTACCCTGTTTACGGGTGAACGTAGAGAGGCCTTCTCAAAGATGCTTGGACTAGCACAATTATACTTCCCCATTTTTGAGGAGATGCTAGACCAGTATCGATTACCCTTGGAGTTAAAATATCTCGCAATAGTTGAGTCCGCCTTAAATCCACTAGCTGTATCGTCAAGTGGTGCAGTTGGTTTGTGGCAATTTAAAATAACCACAGGGCAGATGCTTAACTTGAATGTAACATCCTATGTCGACGAACGGATGGATCCCTACAAATCCACTGAGGCGGCATGCAAATATTTGGAATATCTATTCCGCATATTTAAGGATTGGCACCTGGCGCTAGCCGCCTATAACGGAGGGCCTGGAGCAGTGCGAAATGCAATACTCAGAAGTGGAGGCGAAACGAGTTACTGGAAACTGTTACCCTATCTACCGGAGCAAACACGAAACTATGTACCGGCATATATCGCAGCCACCTACGTAGCAAAAAACTATGCCGATTTCGAAATGGAGCCCACCCAACCGCTTTATAATCAATCTACCGTGGATACCATTAAGGTTTATGGCGGAATATTTTTCGAAGGAATAAAAAAATATACCGATTTGGATATGGAATCGGTAAGGTTTCTGAATCCTTCCTTTAGAACGAATTATATTCCGGATAATGGAGGGTTTTACACAATTGTACTGCCCCACTCCGCCATAAAGAAGTTTTATATGAACTATAAAGATATTTATGCATTTAAACCAGCAAGCAATGGCTATGCAATTGCAGTTAAAAACGCAGGTGAAACGGCAGGCAAGAAAAAGATTACTTACACCGTTCGCAGTGGCGATTACTACCACAGGCTAGCATTGGCCTTTGGTTGCACTGTCGACGATATCAACGCATGGAATCCTGATGCACCAGAGGAGTTATCGGTAGGCCAACGGCTAAATATTTGGACCGATACCACCTCTGCGAAACAGTATTCAGGAAATTCAGAAAACATCAACCGCAATTAA
- a CDS encoding DUF4837 family protein: MKRITWLLALALLVTIGGCKEGKKGKNLLPNPLGAAGDILVVLEKSGGDVDTLWSSIQNVLAEEYPFLPQPEPRFNLVKLPPKFFKGVQAYRNILLLKVDKAIYPEAKMLLRYDAWSSPQVIVTLVGPSPKALSTYILKEREKIVALFEQAERDRQIATNNRLPDLKIQLLLKQKFGISLAMPSGYKVNRKADDFIWISYETPFTSHGIMVYTYPYKSDSTFTKKNLINKRDFYTKKYIPGPSKGSYMITGHFYEPQVTPTMFKERYYAILRGLWEVKNDYMGGPFISFTTLDEANNRIITIEGYVYAPKDEKRNYLRQVESILYSFKLLPNAESKNK; the protein is encoded by the coding sequence ATGAAACGAATTACTTGGTTATTAGCCCTAGCATTACTCGTGACCATTGGAGGATGCAAAGAGGGCAAGAAGGGAAAAAACTTACTCCCCAACCCACTGGGAGCAGCAGGCGATATTCTTGTTGTTCTTGAAAAAAGTGGTGGTGATGTGGATACCCTTTGGAGTTCCATACAAAATGTTTTGGCCGAAGAATACCCATTTCTTCCACAGCCCGAACCACGATTCAATCTTGTGAAACTCCCACCAAAATTTTTCAAAGGAGTTCAAGCCTATCGAAATATCCTGCTTTTGAAGGTGGACAAGGCAATATACCCTGAAGCCAAGATGCTTTTGCGTTACGATGCATGGTCGTCGCCCCAAGTGATCGTGACCCTAGTTGGACCTTCGCCCAAAGCATTGTCCACCTATATTCTAAAGGAGCGAGAAAAGATTGTTGCTCTCTTCGAGCAAGCCGAACGCGACCGACAAATTGCAACCAACAATCGACTTCCAGACCTAAAAATACAGCTGCTGCTTAAACAGAAGTTTGGAATCTCACTGGCAATGCCCAGCGGTTATAAAGTAAACCGGAAGGCCGACGATTTTATTTGGATCTCCTACGAGACCCCATTTACGAGCCATGGAATTATGGTTTATACCTATCCCTACAAAAGCGACAGCACATTTACGAAGAAAAACCTGATTAATAAGCGCGATTTCTATACAAAAAAATACATCCCCGGACCAAGCAAAGGATCCTACATGATTACCGGACATTTCTATGAACCACAAGTAACTCCGACTATGTTCAAGGAAAGATACTATGCCATTCTCAGAGGTTTATGGGAAGTTAAAAACGATTATATGGGAGGCCCATTTATTAGCTTCACCACATTGGACGAAGCCAATAACAGAATAATTACCATTGAAGGATATGTTTACGCACCAAAGGATGAGAAACGTAACTATCTCCGCCAAGTAGAATCCATCCTATACTCCTTCAAGTTGCTGCCGAATGCTGAAAGCAAGAATAAGTAA
- a CDS encoding KUP/HAK/KT family potassium transporter — translation MGIARAEGLKKLSFAGVLVTLGIVFGDIGTSPLYVMQAITAGGAHTADFIIGAISCIIWTLTLQTTLKYVIITLRADNKGEGGILALFALLRKRRRSVYLLAMLGASALLADGVITPSITVLSAVEGLGSVYPNISIIPIVLVILAFLFLLQQFGTSFIGKSFGPIMVIWFSMLAIIGLHHISDYPAILHAFNPYYAVRLLIENPSGILILGAVFLCTTGAEALYSDLGHCGVKNIRWSWMFVKIALILNYLGQGAWIIAQPQGALPNPFFATMPVWFIVPGVIIATAAAVIASQALISGSFTIISEAITLNFWPKVQVKYPTSIKGQLYIPSVNWLLFISCSLIVLGFQHSSNMEAAYGLSITLTMIMTTFLMFFYLRVKHVKSWLAWVFLFSYMAIEFTFLVANLHKFPNGGWLTLLLASVIFLVMFIWNKARETKKRFTEFIPICHYAEVITDLRNDKDIPKVASNLVYITRAERKVDVEAKILYSILNKQPKRADRYWLIRINISDEPFTKKYKVTVLIPGVLYRVDFFIGFKVNARINRFFNHVVSELVENKEISLVSNYHSLQKHGISGDFKFIIIDRIPTVDIELTSFERLIMNSYDLLKKFSISSVKGYGLDTSNVTIEQVPLGRIPVGDNDLTRI, via the coding sequence ATGGGAATAGCACGGGCCGAAGGTTTAAAGAAGTTGAGTTTTGCCGGGGTATTGGTAACCTTAGGTATTGTCTTTGGTGATATTGGAACATCACCACTCTACGTAATGCAGGCAATAACTGCTGGAGGAGCGCATACCGCTGACTTTATTATCGGGGCAATTTCCTGTATAATTTGGACACTTACCCTCCAAACAACTTTAAAGTATGTGATCATTACCCTTCGTGCCGACAATAAGGGTGAGGGCGGTATACTTGCTCTCTTTGCATTGTTGCGGAAGAGGCGACGTTCCGTATACCTATTAGCCATGCTTGGTGCTAGCGCCCTTCTGGCCGATGGTGTAATAACCCCATCCATTACGGTTTTATCGGCAGTGGAAGGATTGGGTAGCGTTTATCCCAATATCTCCATAATACCTATTGTGCTTGTAATATTGGCATTTCTATTTTTATTGCAACAGTTCGGTACTAGTTTCATTGGGAAATCTTTTGGCCCCATAATGGTAATCTGGTTCTCTATGCTTGCGATTATTGGGCTGCACCATATTTCCGATTATCCTGCAATCTTACATGCGTTTAATCCCTACTACGCAGTAAGGCTGTTGATTGAAAACCCATCGGGTATTCTCATTCTTGGAGCTGTATTTCTCTGTACCACAGGAGCAGAGGCGCTCTATTCTGATCTTGGCCACTGTGGTGTTAAAAACATTCGGTGGAGTTGGATGTTTGTTAAAATTGCATTGATACTGAATTATCTGGGGCAAGGTGCATGGATCATTGCACAACCTCAAGGGGCGCTTCCCAATCCGTTTTTTGCTACCATGCCGGTATGGTTTATTGTTCCTGGGGTAATTATTGCAACGGCAGCGGCCGTTATTGCAAGTCAAGCGCTCATTTCTGGGTCCTTTACCATTATAAGTGAAGCGATAACGCTTAATTTTTGGCCTAAAGTTCAGGTGAAATATCCTACCAGCATTAAGGGTCAACTCTATATTCCAAGCGTAAACTGGTTGCTTTTTATTTCGTGCTCGCTTATTGTGCTCGGATTTCAGCATTCCTCAAACATGGAGGCTGCTTATGGTTTGAGCATTACCTTAACCATGATAATGACCACTTTCCTGATGTTTTTTTACCTAAGGGTAAAGCATGTTAAATCGTGGTTGGCTTGGGTATTCTTGTTTTCATACATGGCAATTGAGTTTACATTTTTGGTTGCCAACCTACATAAGTTTCCCAACGGTGGTTGGCTTACCTTGCTCCTTGCTAGTGTAATATTTCTTGTAATGTTTATTTGGAATAAGGCGAGGGAGACCAAAAAACGGTTTACAGAATTTATTCCCATTTGCCACTATGCCGAAGTGATAACGGATCTGCGCAACGATAAAGATATTCCAAAAGTTGCTTCAAATCTGGTTTATATTACTCGGGCCGAACGAAAGGTAGACGTAGAGGCTAAGATTCTCTATTCCATCCTGAACAAGCAACCCAAACGAGCAGACAGGTATTGGCTTATAAGAATAAATATTTCCGATGAGCCGTTTACAAAGAAGTATAAGGTGACAGTTCTCATTCCGGGTGTTCTTTACCGGGTCGATTTTTTCATTGGGTTTAAGGTGAATGCAAGGATTAATCGCTTCTTCAACCATGTTGTTTCTGAGTTGGTCGAAAACAAGGAGATATCCTTGGTAAGTAACTATCATTCTCTTCAGAAACACGGAATTAGCGGGGACTTTAAGTTTATTATTATTGATCGGATTCCTACCGTAGATATTGAACTTACCTCATTTGAGCGGTTAATAATGAATTCCTACGACCTACTTAAAAAGTTCAGCATCTCGAGCGTAAAAGGATATGGTTTAGATACTAGTAATGTAACCATTGAGCAGGTTCCTCTGGGCCGAATTCCGGTGGGGGATAACGATTTGACTAGAATCTAA